Proteins found in one Zea mays cultivar B73 chromosome 1, Zm-B73-REFERENCE-NAM-5.0, whole genome shotgun sequence genomic segment:
- the LOC103636014 gene encoding pre-mRNA-processing factor 17: MDLLQSSYAPDAASSPEDSAAASSPESSPLRLPSKSAAPAVDDTALALSSAASAARPLDPSLHLVAFNPTADQLWAPILGPQHPHAPISSASGNRNHKLGHVEDAAVLPFLFDEQYNTFHRFGYAADPSGLHIVGDAHPQAPEPDTVYNLAPSEHKRRRLLAKADNQEEPAPPEAKNPASEEWVLHNKQSPWAGKKEAPPAELTDEQRQYAEAHAAKKAEKEARAEGKSERAEVVVKTTFHGKEEKDYQGRSWITPPKDAKATNDHCYIPKRCVHEWVGHTKGVSAIRFFPKYGHLLLSASMDCKIKIWDVLGSRTCMRTYMGHSKAVRDISFSNDGTKFLSAGYDRNIQYWDTETGQVISTFSTGKVPYVVKLNPDEDKQHILLAGMSDKKIVQWDMKSGQITQEYDQHLGAVNTITFVDNNRRFVTSSDDKSLRVWEFGIPVVIKYISEPHMHSMPSIALHPNSNWLAAQSLDNQILIYSTKERFQLNKKKRFAGHIVAGYACQVNFSPDGRFVMSGDGEGSCWFWDWKSCRRFKTLRCHNGVCIGCEWHPLETSKVATCGWDGVIKYWD, from the exons ATGGATCTCCTCCAGTCCTCTTACGCGCCGGACGCCGCCTCGTCCCCGGAGGACTCGGCGGCCGCGTCCTCGCCGGAGTCCTCGCCGCTCCGCCTTCCGTCCAAGTCCGCCGCCCCCGCCGTCGACGACACCGCGCTCGCGCTCTCCTCCGCCGCGTCCGCCGCCCGCCCGCTCGACCCCTCGCTCCACCTCGTCGCCTTCAACCCCACCGCTGACCAGCTCTGGGCGCCCATCCTAGGGCCCCAGCACCCCCACGCCCCAATCTCCTCCGCCTCAGGCAATCGCAACCACAAGCTCGGCCACgtcgaggacgccgcggtcctgcCCTTCCTATTCGACGAGCAGTACAACACCTTCCACCGCTTCGGTTACGCTGCCGACCCCTCCGGCCTCCACATCGTCGGCGACGCCCATCCCCAGGCGCCTGAGCCCGACACCGTCTACAACCTCGCCCCCTCCGAGCACAAGCGCCGCCGCCTCCTGGCCAAGGCGGACAACCAGGAGGAGCCCGCCCCTCCGGAGGCCAAGAACCCCGCCTCCGAGGAATGGGTCCTCCACAACAAGCAGAGTCCCTGGGCTGGGAAGAAGGAAGCGCCTCCCGCGGAGCTCACCGACGAGCAGAGGCAGTATGCGGAGGCGCACGCTGCCAAGAAGGCCGAGAAGGAGGCTCGCGCCGAAGGAAAGAGCGAGAGGGCAGAGGTTGTGGTCAAGACCACCTTCCACGGCAAGGAGGAGAAGGACTACCAGGGACGCTCCTGGATCACGCCGCCCAAGGACGCCAAGGCCACCAACGACCACTGCTACATCCCAAAGAGGTGTGTCCACGAGTGGGTCGGCCACACCAAGGGGGTCTCGGCCATCAGGTTTTTTCCAAAGTATGGACATTTGCTGCTGTCTGCAAGTATGGATTGCAAGATTAAAATCTGGGATGTGCTTGGGTCACGGACATGTATGCGGACTTATATGGGGCACTCAAAGGCCGTAAGGGATATATCATTCTCTAATGATGGGACTAAATTCTTGAGTGCTGGGTATGACAGGAATATACAGTACTGGGATACTGAGACAGGGCAGGTGATCTCGACCTTCTCAACCGGGAAGGTCCCATATGTTGTGAAGCTCAATCCTGATGAGGATAAGCAGCATATTCTCCTTGCCGGAATGAGTGATAAAAAGATTGTGCAATGGGATATGAAGTCAGGGCAGATTACACAAGAGTATGATCAGCATTTAGGGGCTGTGAACACCATAACTTTTGTGGATAACAACAGGAGATTTGTGACCTCGAGTGATGACAAGTCTCTTCGTGTGTGGGAGTTTGGCATCCCTGTGGTGATTAAGTATATCAGTGAGCCGCACATGCACTCAATGCCATCAATTGCACTGCATCCCAACTCAAATTGGCTGGCAGCACAGAGCTTGGACAATCAGATACTGATATACAGCACCAAGGAGAGGTTTCAGCTTAATAAGAAGAAGAGATTTGCCGGACATATTGTGGCAGGTTATGCTTGTCAAGTGAACTTCTCACCTGATGGGAGGTTTGTGATGTCTGGTGATGGTGAGGGTAGCTGCTGGTTCTGGGACTGGAAAAGCTGCAGGAGATTTAAGACTTTGAGGTGCCACAACGGAGTTTGCATTGGATGTGAGTGGCATCCATTGGAAACTAGCAAGGTTGCAACCTGTGGATGGGATGGTGTAATTAAATACTG GGATTGA